One region of Eubalaena glacialis isolate mEubGla1 chromosome 6, mEubGla1.1.hap2.+ XY, whole genome shotgun sequence genomic DNA includes:
- the KCNJ15 gene encoding ATP-sensitive inward rectifier potassium channel 15 gives MDPINISMASAPLVKHTAGAGLKTSRPRVMSKSGHSNVRIDKVDGIYLLYLQDLWTTVIDMKWRYKLTLFAATFVMTWFLFGVIYYAIAFIHGDLEPSEHTSNHTPCIMKVDSLTGAFLFSLESQTTIGYGVRSITEECPHAIFLLVAQLVITTLIEIFITGTFLAKIARPKKRAETIKFSHCAVITKQNGKLCLVIQVANMRKSLLIQCQLSGKLLQTHVTKEGERILLNQATVKFHVDSSSESPFLILPMTFYHVLDETSPLRDLTPQNLKEKEFELVVLLNATVESTSAVCQSRTSYIPEEIYWGFEFVPVVSLSKTGKYVADFSQFEQIRKSPDCTFYCTDSEKQKLEEKYRQEDQRERELRTLLLQQSNV, from the coding sequence ATGGACCCGATTAACATCAGCATGGCCAGTGCTCCCCTGGTGAAGCACACTGCTGGAGCTGGCCTCAAGACCAGCAGACCCCGAGTCATGTCCAAGAGTGGACACAGCAACGTGAGAATCGACAAAGTGGATGGCATATACCTGCTCTACCTCCAAGACTTGTGGACCACCGTCATCGACATGAAGTGGAGATACAAGCTCACCCTGTTTGCTGCCACGTTCGTGATGACCTGGTTCCTTTTTGGTGTGATCTACTATGCCATTGCCTTCATTCATGGGGACTTAGAACCCAGTGAGCACACTTCAAATCACACCCCCTGCATCATGAAAGTAGACTCCCTCACGGGGGCATTTCTCTTTTCCCTGGAATCCCAGACAACCATCGGCTATGGAGTCCGTTCCATCACGGAGGAATGCCCTCATGCCATCTTCCTCTTGGTGGCTCAGCTGGTCATCACCACCTTGATTGAGATCTTCATCACGGGCACCTTCCTGGCCAAAATCGCGAGACCCAAAAAGCGGGCGGAGACCATCAAGTTCAGCCACTGTGCCGTCATCACCAAGCAGAATGGGAAGCTGTGCTTGGTGATCCAGGTGGCCAACATGAGGAAGAGTCTCCTGATTCAGTGCCAGCTCTCGGGAAAGCTCCTCCAGACCCACGTCACCAAGGAGGGGGAGCGAATCCTCCTCAACCAGGCCACCGTCAAATTCCACGTGGACTCCTCTTCCGAGAGCCCCTTCCTCATCTTGCCCATGACATTCTACCACGTGCTGGATGAGACGAGCCCCCTGAGAGATCTCACCCCCCAAAACCTTAAGGAGAAGGAGTTTGAGCTGGTGGTTCTCCTCAATGCCACGGTGGAGTCCACCAGCGCTGTTTGCCAGAGCCGCACGTCTTACATCCCAGAGGAGATCTACTGGGGTTTTGAGTTTGTGCCTGTGGTTTCTCTCTCAAAAACCGGCAAGTATGTGGCTGATTTCAGTCAGTTCGAACAGATCCGGAAGAGCCCAGATTGCACCTTTTACTGCACGGATTCTGAGAAGCAGAAACTTGAGGAGAAGTACAGGCAGGAAGATCAGAGGGAAAGAGAGCTGAGAACGCTTTTGTTGCAACAGAGCAACGTCTGA